From a region of the Geothrix sp. 21YS21S-2 genome:
- a CDS encoding FAD-binding and (Fe-S)-binding domain-containing protein gives MTNAATLRDSLAAIVGQDRVLDRPVDLIAFASDASFYRLIPKAVVFAGNVEEVKGLFRASHALRMPMTFRAAGTSLSGQSVSDGILVEVARNWRGIEVLEGGAKVKVQPGVIGAHVNLALGRFKSKMGPDPASINTCTVGGILSNNSSGMCCGVAQNAYHTLDSLTFVLPSGTVIDTARPDADEAFKAAEPALWEGLLALKAELEANAPLATRIRAKYKIKNTTGYSLNAFLDFQRPVDIFRNLLVGSEGTLAFIAEAILRTVPDLPVKVTGFLIFPDVYAACAAIVPLRDAGAAALELLDRASLRSVENQAGIPPSIKGLPEGAAALLVEFQGQEEAARYDLEARAIGATAGLTLLEPAKFTHNPVEQALFWKIRSGTFPSVGAVRKRGTTVIIEDVAFPIEKLADATVDLTRLFAKHGYDEAIIFGHAKDGNLHFVITQSFNDQAAVDRYARFIDDVVELVVKKYDGALKAEHGTGRNMAPFVETEWGAEAKAVMEKLKALVDPERLLNPGVILTADPKGHLADLKPMPGVEEEVDKCIECGYCEPKCPSRELTLTPRQRIVVRREMARLEGTRENPGLLGSLTEAFPYMALQTCAVDGLCATACPVGIDTGQLTKRFRRASHSPRAQKLALTVARNFATLEPGVRLGLRSGHIVQSIFGNAAMPMLTRILKAFGWAHQWSPEMPKAAKGKLPVTQRAGAQAIYFPACISRTMGHLPGEDTSISLVEALVAVSARAGVPVHIPTDVAGTCCGVPFSSKGFDLAHTFTVNQAIERFWTWSHEGELPVVVDTSPCTYGLTTCRAYLTPENQAKFDKLTILDAVAFAHDVLLPKLQVKRKIGSAVLHPVCSLTKMALAPKLEGVAKACAEKVLVPKDAGCCGFAGDRGFMVPELTASATKHESAEVRKGAFDAHLSSSRTCEIGMTRSTGSIYRSFVYLLEASTRP, from the coding sequence CTCCGACGGCATTCTCGTCGAGGTCGCGCGCAACTGGCGCGGCATCGAGGTGCTCGAGGGCGGCGCCAAGGTCAAGGTCCAGCCCGGCGTCATCGGCGCCCACGTGAACCTGGCCCTGGGCCGGTTCAAGTCCAAGATGGGCCCCGATCCCGCCTCCATCAACACCTGCACGGTGGGCGGCATCCTCTCCAACAACTCCAGCGGCATGTGCTGCGGCGTCGCCCAGAACGCCTACCACACCCTGGACTCCCTCACCTTCGTCCTGCCCTCGGGCACGGTGATCGACACCGCCCGCCCCGATGCGGACGAGGCCTTCAAGGCCGCGGAACCCGCCCTGTGGGAGGGCCTGCTGGCCCTCAAGGCCGAGCTGGAGGCCAACGCGCCCCTGGCCACGCGCATCCGCGCCAAGTACAAGATCAAGAACACCACCGGCTACTCCCTCAACGCCTTCCTGGACTTCCAGCGCCCCGTGGACATCTTCCGCAACCTGCTGGTGGGTTCCGAGGGGACCCTCGCCTTCATCGCCGAGGCGATCCTGAGGACGGTGCCGGACCTGCCGGTGAAGGTCACCGGCTTCCTCATCTTCCCCGACGTCTACGCCGCATGCGCGGCCATCGTGCCCCTGAGGGACGCGGGCGCCGCGGCCCTCGAACTGCTGGACCGCGCCAGCCTTCGCTCCGTGGAGAACCAGGCCGGCATCCCCCCCTCCATCAAGGGCCTGCCCGAGGGCGCCGCGGCCCTGCTGGTGGAGTTCCAGGGCCAGGAGGAGGCGGCCCGGTACGACCTGGAGGCCAGGGCCATCGGGGCCACCGCCGGCCTGACCCTCCTGGAGCCCGCCAAGTTCACCCACAACCCCGTGGAGCAGGCCCTCTTCTGGAAGATCCGCTCGGGCACCTTCCCCTCCGTGGGGGCGGTGCGCAAGCGCGGCACCACCGTCATCATCGAGGACGTGGCCTTCCCCATCGAGAAGCTCGCCGACGCCACCGTGGATCTCACCAGGCTCTTCGCCAAGCACGGCTATGACGAGGCGATCATCTTCGGCCACGCCAAGGACGGCAACCTGCACTTCGTCATCACGCAGTCCTTCAACGACCAGGCCGCGGTGGACCGGTACGCCCGCTTCATCGACGACGTGGTGGAGCTGGTGGTGAAGAAGTACGACGGCGCCCTCAAGGCCGAGCACGGCACCGGGCGCAACATGGCCCCCTTCGTGGAGACCGAGTGGGGCGCCGAGGCCAAGGCCGTCATGGAGAAGCTCAAGGCCCTGGTGGACCCCGAGCGGCTCCTCAACCCCGGCGTCATCCTCACCGCCGACCCCAAGGGCCACCTGGCCGACCTCAAGCCCATGCCCGGGGTGGAGGAGGAGGTCGACAAGTGCATCGAGTGCGGCTACTGCGAACCCAAGTGCCCCAGCCGCGAGCTCACCCTCACCCCCCGCCAGCGCATCGTGGTGCGCCGCGAAATGGCCCGCCTGGAGGGCACCCGGGAAAACCCCGGCCTCCTGGGCTCGCTCACCGAGGCCTTCCCCTACATGGCCCTGCAGACCTGCGCCGTGGACGGCCTTTGCGCCACCGCCTGCCCCGTGGGCATCGACACGGGCCAGCTCACCAAGCGCTTCCGCCGCGCCAGCCACTCCCCCCGCGCCCAGAAGCTCGCGCTCACCGTGGCCCGCAACTTCGCCACCCTCGAGCCCGGAGTCCGCCTGGGCCTGCGCTCCGGCCACATCGTGCAGAGCATCTTCGGCAACGCCGCCATGCCCATGCTCACCCGGATCCTGAAGGCCTTCGGCTGGGCCCACCAGTGGAGCCCGGAGATGCCCAAGGCGGCCAAGGGCAAGCTTCCGGTCACGCAACGCGCCGGCGCCCAGGCCATCTACTTCCCGGCCTGCATCTCCCGCACCATGGGCCACCTGCCCGGGGAGGACACCAGCATCAGCCTCGTCGAGGCCCTCGTCGCCGTTTCCGCCCGCGCCGGGGTGCCCGTGCACATCCCCACCGACGTCGCCGGCACCTGCTGCGGGGTCCCCTTCTCCTCCAAGGGCTTCGACCTGGCCCACACGTTCACCGTGAACCAGGCCATCGAGCGTTTCTGGACCTGGAGCCACGAAGGCGAACTGCCCGTGGTGGTGGACACGTCCCCCTGCACCTACGGCCTGACCACCTGCCGCGCCTACCTCACCCCCGAGAACCAGGCGAAGTTCGACAAGCTCACCATCCTGGACGCCGTGGCCTTCGCCCATGACGTCCTGCTCCCCAAGCTGCAGGTCAAGCGCAAGATCGGCTCGGCCGTGCTGCACCCGGTGTGCTCCCTGACGAAGATGGCCCTCGCCCCCAAGCTCGAGGGCGTCGCCAAGGCCTGCGCCGAGAAGGTGCTGGTGCCCAAGGATGCCGGCTGCTGCGGCTTCGCCGGCGACCGCGGCTTCATGGTGCCCGAGCTCACCGCCTCGGCCACCAAGCACGAGTCCGCCGAGGTCCGCAAGGGCGCCTTCGACGCCCACCTCTCCAGCAGCCGCACCTGCGAGATCGGCATGACCCGCTCCACCGGCTCCATCTACCGCAGCTTCGTCTACCTCCTGGAGGCCTCCACCCGTCCCTGA
- a CDS encoding EamA family transporter has translation MVFLLAVSLLWALSFGLIPRVSPLGAPFVAAARSLLALALFLPFVRIRGLARRDGFALALVGALQFGLMYVFYTASFRWLLPSEVALFTIFTPILVALADDALSLRMSWSVLGVAALAVAGTAICLGARVRQEGVLLGFLLVMASNACFALGQVGYRRLARRLGRPDRQLMGLLFTGAALVTLAMAVPGIDLPRIRQASASQILVLAYLGLVASGLGFFLFNTGARKVDVGTLAVFNNAKVPLAILASGLVFGERVEWIRLAMGGGVIAFALALNATIRGR, from the coding sequence ATGGTCTTTCTTCTCGCCGTCTCCCTCCTCTGGGCCCTCTCCTTCGGACTGATCCCCCGGGTCAGTCCGCTGGGGGCGCCCTTCGTGGCCGCCGCCCGGTCCCTGCTGGCCCTGGCCCTCTTCCTGCCCTTCGTGCGGATCAGGGGCCTGGCCCGGCGGGACGGGTTCGCGCTGGCCCTGGTGGGCGCGCTTCAGTTCGGCCTGATGTACGTCTTCTACACCGCCAGCTTCCGGTGGCTGCTGCCCAGCGAGGTGGCCCTCTTCACCATCTTCACGCCCATCCTCGTGGCCCTGGCCGACGATGCCCTCTCCCTGCGCATGTCCTGGTCCGTGCTGGGCGTGGCGGCGCTGGCCGTGGCAGGCACCGCGATCTGCCTGGGCGCGCGGGTGCGCCAGGAAGGCGTGCTCCTGGGCTTCCTCCTGGTCATGGCCTCCAACGCCTGCTTCGCCCTGGGCCAGGTGGGGTACCGGCGCCTGGCGCGCCGCCTTGGAAGGCCCGACCGCCAGCTCATGGGCCTCCTCTTCACCGGCGCCGCCCTGGTGACCCTGGCCATGGCCGTGCCCGGGATCGACCTTCCCCGCATCCGGCAGGCCTCCGCTTCCCAGATCCTGGTGCTCGCCTACCTGGGCCTGGTGGCCTCGGGGCTGGGCTTCTTCCTCTTCAACACCGGCGCCCGCAAGGTGGACGTGGGCACCCTGGCGGTCTTCAACAACGCCAAGGTGCCCCTGGCCATCCTGGCTTCGGGCCTGGTGTTCGGGGAGCGGGTGGAATGGATACGACTCGCGATGGGGGGTGGGGTGATCGCCTTCGCACTGGCTCTGAATGCCACTATTCGTGGAAGATGA